A window of Maioricimonas rarisocia genomic DNA:
CCACCGTGCGACTACTGCTGACCTGCCTGCTGCTGGCAAGCGGATCGATCTCCGTTGCCGCCGATCCGATTCAGGTGACCGAGACTGACGAACGGGTTTTCATCGAGACGTCTGCACTGAAGGCGCAGATCAACAAGCGGGGTTACGTGACCGGCGTGTACCGGCAGACGTTCGTCGACAAGGCGACCGGCTTTCGCGACGCCGGCTTTGGACTCGATATCGCCGACTGGATCATGGAGCCCGGCAGCGACGAGGCGTACCGCGACCGGCTCGACGAGGAACTCGTTTACCGGTTCGGGAATCTCTATCACGGCGACCGTCCCAAGCGGAGCATCGAGGGCCCGCAGATCTGCACACAGGCGAAGGTGATGGACCCGCACGTCGTCCGCGGGAAGGACTTCGTCGCGGTGCGACAGCAGTTCCGCTACCGCACCGCCGCGCCGGGCAAGAAGACGGGCTCGCTCTGGACGCAGTGGATCGTCTTTCCGCAGGGGAAGCGATACTTCATCTCGATGGACCGGATCGACGCCGTCAACGACAGCGACGCCATGTTCCTGCGTGTCGACATGCCGGGCCACATCCGTCACTCAGACGGTGATACCTTCGAGAAGATCTACCTCAGCTATCACGGCGAGATTCCTTCGAGCGAGTTCTTCGAAGACTTCGCACCCGATGCGAAGTTCAACTACCGCCGGGACTCCAATCCGGTGCCGGAGCGGTTCATCCGCGCCTATCGGCTTCGCGATCCGGAGACCGGCCGGCAGGGGCCATGGCTGGCCGGAATGACGCTCGATCCCGACGTGGTCCACGAAGCCTGGTGTCACCAGCGGGGCTACGTCTGCATGATCGAGGAGTTCGGCGGACGGCCGGTCAAAGCGGGGGAGTCGTTCAGCGCAGCGTTCATCGTCGGCTACTTCGACAGCATCGACGAGATGCACCGCGTCTACGACGAACACCACGGGACGACCGGTCTGACGGTCACCGCAGACGGCTGGAAGCTGACCGGACCGGCGGTCGACTGATCGACACTACGTACCGGTCGGCTCGGTGCTGCCGGGCGGAATGGCGTCTCCCATTGCGGCAAACATGTCGTCGAACCCCGGCTTGAATACGTTGCCGACAAGAATGTCGACAACCAGTTGCTTGTAGTGGGGGTACGTCCGCAGGAAGTCTCCAAAGCTGAAGTCGGGGGCGTAGAAGGCGTAGACGAGCCTCCGGAAGTTTTCGACTCCTTCCGAGTACTCCGCCCGCCATGCTCCCAGCCGCTCTCCGGAGAGGTCGTTGGCCTCGAGTGCTTCGTGCGCCGCGTCGGCCGCGTATTCGCCCGACTTGAGAGCCAGGTGAACTCCGGAGGAGTAGACCGGGTCGACGAAGCTGGACGCATCCCCGACGGCGACCCAGCCGGGGCCGGCAGACTGCGTCGACTTGTAGGAGTAGTCTTTGGTCGTGTGGTAACCGGTGTGCTGCGTGGCCTTTTCGAGCCGCTTCTGCAGCGCAGGGCAGCGCTCGAGCTCGCGGTTGTACGCCTCCTCGGCGGAGACGCCGCCGCCGAACATGTAGTCGAGGTTGCCGGTGCAGCCGACGCTGACGATGTCTTCACGCAGCGGGATGTACCAGAACCAGCTTTTCTTCCCTTCGGTCTGCAGGACGATGGTTGCCCCTTCATCCTTGCCGGGATCGCGCTGGGCCCCTTTCCAGTAAGTCCAGACGGTTGCCTTCTTCAGGTGCGGATCAGGAACCTTCAGGCCGAGCCGGTTGATAAGGAAGGCGGACTGGCCGCTGGCGTCGGCGACAACTTTGCTGCGGATCTCGCGGACCTCGGCGGTGGCTGCATCGCGGCCGATCTTCACCTTCACGCCCTGCGCGGTCTCGCCGTCGAACAGCACATCCATGACGTGGGCGTCGGTTCGGACGGTGGCACCCTTCGCGACGGCATTGTCGAGGAGCATCTTGTCGAAGTCCCCCCGCTCGACCTGCCAGGTCTGCGCACTTTCGTGCGGGTTCATGTCGTCGAAGTAGAAGGGAGCGGATTCCTTCCAGCCGTCCGAAACGAACTGGACACTGAATTTCTTGGGGAATGCGCTCGCCCTGAGCTGCTCGATCAGCCCCAGCCGCTCGAGCGTCCAGTAGGTCTCCGGGATGAGCGACTCGCCCACGTGAAACCGCGGGACCGGGTGCCGCTCGAGGATGAGAACCGAATGTCCTTTTTCCGCCAGCAGCGCCCCGGTCGTCGCACCGGCGGGGCCGCCGCCGATGACGACAACGTCGTACGAGTCTTTCACTTCCGGCTGGAAGTCGTCGCAGGGAGGATAGTTGACCTGAATCATGAAGCTCACTCGAACCGTCTTGGTGGGAGGGTGCTGGCGTGGCTTGGTGGCGAGGCGTGGGATCGCCAGATTGACCGGCAGCTGTCCGCGCGTCTACGATCGTCGCATAAAGCAGCTCTCAATTGTAGTTGAGTTACTCCGTTTGGCCATATCCGCCTGAGGGGAGGTTCTGCCATGTCGCTGACCCGTCGTTATTTCCTCAAGTCTGCCGCTGCCGGGGCCGCTGTTGCAGCGACCGGCGTCCACCATCTGCAAGCGGAAACATCACCCGTCAGCCGCAGCAGCAACGAGAAGCTCGGCTTCGCCATCGTCGGCGTTCGCGGACAGGGGAACAGCCACATCCGTTCCCTCGTTGGACGCGATGACGTCGAGATTCGTTACATCTGTGACGTCGACGAAACCGTCGGCCGCAAGCGTCAGGCAGAAGTTGCCGAGAAGCAGGGACGTGAGCCGGAATTCGTCCAGGACTTCCGCAAGGCTCTCGAAGATCCTTCCGTCGACTGCATCTCGACCGCCACACCCAACCACTGGCACGCCCTGGTCTCGATCCTCTCGATGCAGGCCGGCAAGGACGTCTACGTCGAAAAACCGGTCTCGCACAACGTGTGGGAAGGCCGTGAAATGACCCGCTGGGCCCGGCACTTGGGACGCATCTGCCAGTGCGGCACGCAGTCCCGGTCGAGCCCGAGCCTGAAGGAAGCCGTCGACTTCGTGCAGAGCGGCAAGCTCGGCGCGATCCAGTATGCGATCGGCACCTGCTACAAGCCCCGCAAGAGCATCGGCCGGCTCGACAAGCCGCTGAACATCCCCTCCTCGATCGACTACGACCTGTGGTGCGGACCGGCGGCAAAGGTCGACCTGTACCGGCCGCAGCTGCATTACGACTGGCACTGGGACTTCAACACCGGCAACGGCGACATGGGGAACCAGGGCATCCATCAGATGGACATCGCCCGCTGGTTCCTCGGCGAACAGGCCCTCTCGCCGCGGGTGATGAGCATCGGCGGCCGCCTCGGCTACGTCGACGCCGGCAACACGCCGAACACCCAGATCGTCTACCACGACTTCGACAACGCGCCGCTCATCTTCGAGACCCGCGGCCTGCCGAAGAAGGGGCTCGACTGGAAGAACGGCATGGACAACTACCGCGGATCGCAGATCGGCGTGATCGTCCAGTGTGAAGACGGATACGTGGTCATTCCCTCCTACACCAAGGCGACCGCATACACCAACGACGGTGAGGCGATCCAGACCTGGTCGGGTGGCGGCGGTCACCACGACAACTTCATCGCGGCCGTCCGGTCCGGCGATCACAAGGACCTGAACGCCGACATCGAAGAAGGCCATCTCTCCAGCGCCCTGTGCCACACCGGTGCGATCTCGCACCTGGTGGGTGAGAAGGCGACCGGTGAGCGGATTGCCTCGTCCGTTCGCGGCAACGCCCGGGCGGCCGACTCGTTCGAGCGGATGGCTTCGCATCTCGACGCCAACGGCATCTCGATCGACGATCCGGTGCTGACGCTCGGTCCGTGGCTCGAGATGGACCCGCAGGCGGAAACGTTCGTCGACAATGCCTCGGCCAACGCGCTGCTGAAGCGGAACTACCGCAAGGGCTTCGAGGTCCCGGTCTGCCCGGTCTCGTGATGCGGCTTCGTTGAATTGAAATGTGCAACCGGCACGCTTGCCTGAAGGGTGGGCGTGCCGGTTTTGCGTTGGTGGGGCTCGAGCAATCGCACATTGACGTTGGTGTACAGGCGTTCTAGGCTGGTGGTGTGATCCAGTGACAACGTTGGGCGACCACCATCAACGGAAGTGCCGGGCGGGCCATTAACGCCACTCCGGGCCGCAAGGAAGCCGAAGGTGCCTCATGAGTGCGTCGACGAAGATCCAGTGGTGCGATTCCACCTGCAACCCGACCATGGGGTGTGACGGGTGTGAGCTGTGGACGGCCAAAGTGAAGAAGTGCTACGCCGGAACGTTGCACGTGCGCTTCGGCGGAGCGTCCAAGGGGTATGCTCCCTCATTCGAAGAGGTGACGCGTTTCCCTGGCCGGATGGAGCAGGCAACGCGCTGGCGGGATCTCAGTGGAACATCTCGCGTGAAGAAGCCCTGGCTCGACGGCTATCCCCGACTGATTTTTGTCTCGGACATGTCAGACGCCATGTCGGACGGGGTTTCGTTCGAATTCCTGCAAGGTGAGGTGATCGACTGCGTGGCATCAGATGGCGGCCGAAATCACCAGTGGCTCTGGCTGACGAAGCGGCCGAATCGTATGGCCGAGTTTTCAAACTGGCTTGCCCTGCAGGGGATCTGCTGGCCGTCGAATCTGTGGGCAGGGACAAGCGTGACCAGCCAACGAACCACGAGCCGCATCGAGCATCTGTTGCGGGTCGGTGACGAGAACACCATTCGATTTCTGTCGGTCGAGCCGCAATATGAGCAAGTCGACCTGGGCAAATGGCTTCCTCACCTGAACTGGGTGATTCAGGGAGGCGAGTCTGGACGAGGCGCCGCCCGGTTCGAGCTCGAGTGGGCGCGTCTGCTGATTGCCCAGTGCCGGGAGCACGGCGTGCCGTACTTTCTGAAGCAGCTTGGCGCATCTGTGACCAGCGACGGAATGTCGCTGCGATTTGAAGATGGCCACGCCGGCAACTGGGACGAATGGCCGGACGATCTGCGTGTGCGGGAGTTGCCGACTCTACCCAAGGTTGGCAGTGGCGTTGCAGAGTCGCTGGCACGTAAACCTACGGACACAGCTTTCAGTGCGTGGGAGACAGGCTGCAGGAACGCCTGAAACATGGCCGGTAGTGATGCGGCGAGAAAGGTTTGGTGAACCCGAAGGTAGAATCCTGAGAAGAAGGCGGGCCTTGGATTATGAGTGTCGCTGATACGAATCCCGACTACTGGTCCGAATACTCGAACCTCCAGCACGTCAAACACGCCATTATCCGGAACTATCTCAATGGCTGGTTTCCGAAGCTTACCTTGGGCGAATCTGGGGTGCGGAGGTTGCTCTATATCGATACACATGCTGGTCGAGGAAAACATCTGTCTGGAGAGCTTGGCTCACCTCTTGTTGCTTTGACAACGCTGCTCGAACATTCCGCGATGGAGCGGATTCTCAGGCGTGCTGAGGTGCGTTACATCTTCATTGAGCGCGACGAGGCCAACCTCGAGTCGCTGCGTCAAGAATTGTCGCAGTGCGAAGTCCCTTCGAAGGTGATTGTCGATACCGCGGACGGTGATTGCTTTGAAATCATCACTGGCGCGATCGACCGATTGGAAGAGCAAGGGAGGCGGCTGGCACCAGGGTTCATCTTCCTTGATCCCTATGGCTTTAGGATTCCGGGGCAACTGCTTCGTCGGATCATGAAGATCCCCAAGACTGAATTGTTTGTCAATGTGATCTGGCGGGAGCTCGATATGGCGATCGCTCTTGCCAAACGCGGTTCGCAGCCGGGAATGGTCCGCACACTGGACTCTGTGTTCGATGGCGATGGTTGGCGGCAGATCGATGCCGGGACCAGCGATGAACGTGCCGAGCAATGTGCTGATGTGTTTCGTGCGATTAGCGGCGCCCAGTGGGGCACGCACATACGCATGATGGACAATAACCGTATCCGGTACTTTCTTCTGCACTTGACCAATCACGATGCGGGACGTGACTTGATGAAGGAGTGTATCTGGAATGCGTGTCCCGATGGTGGATTTCTCGCCAGTAAATCTGACAACCCGAGGCAGCGATTGCTGATCGAGCCGGAGCCAGACCTCGGTCCACTTCGGCAGTGGATCAGGGATCAGCTTGCAACTGCTCCTCGCCGGTGGAAGAGCGACCTCACAAGTGCCCTCAGGCGAGAACTGTGGCTTGGCAAGCACTTGAACGGGTGCGTTCGCGACATGCGGCGAGAAGGGATGATTGCCGCAGATTCTTACGAAGGACAGTTTGCGGCGAAAAACAATCCGTTGCTGCACCTCGCGGAAGGTGAAGTGTGAATGTCAGGACCGGTCCCAGCCTCCAGTTCTCAAGCGGGACTACCGCAAGGGCTTCGAGGTGCCGGTCTGCCCGGTCTCGTGACGCTGCTTCGTTGACGGTGAAATGTGCAACCGGCACGCTTGCCCTGAAAGGGTGGGCGTGCCGGTTTTGTGTTGGTGGAGGCTTCGATCACGAGCGATTGCGACGCTTTGACCGGTGGCGGGCGTTCTCGGGGGCCTGCTGCCGCAGACGCGTCGCCAGCTGTTTCAGATAGTCATCGAGCGACCGTCCGTGCGCATCCGCCAGAGCGCGGAGTACGCCGCTGGTTGCCGGGGACCCCCCATGTTCAACACGCCGCAGGTGACGGGCGGTGATGCCGGGAACATCAGACTGTCGAAGTCCCGACTCCTCCCGCAGTTCGCGGATCGCCGCTCCGTAGCGGCGGTTGAACTCCTGCGATTTCTGCTGTGCGGCGACTGCAGCGACCGGGTCAACGATCTGTCGGAACTGCTCCCGGCCGAGGTGCACGTCGGCGTGGGGCCAGTAGAGAAAGACGCCGTCCTCGTCGATATCGAAGGCGGCGATCTTCTTCGAGTCAGTGCCGATCAGAGGCGAGAGCTTTTCCAGAGGCACGACCATCCGATCGAAGGCAGGGGAAAGCAGGACCAGGTTGTCCTGTTCCACCCAGGCGTCGACGATCGGCTGCGAGCCGTCTGCGTGCGTCATACCGCTGAACAACCGGTAGATCAGTCCCGCGACGTTCTCTTCTTCTCGCTCTGCCGCAAGATGCAGGCGGTGTGGACTGCGGATGCCAAGCCGGGGCAGGCGCGCAGCCATTGCTTCGATCGGCCCGGAGACGAACAGGAGATGCTTTGCATTGCTTTCGACCTTGTGTTCACCGCGTGCTCCCTTTTGGGGCAGATCGGCCAGCCGGGAGACGTAAAGTGTCTGGCAGGCCTGTGCTCGTTGCGAACTGGTTTGCTTCTGGCTCGAAACGGTCTGGAGATGGATCTGTTTGCGGTGCTGCGGAGGCAGGCGATTCAGCGACGTTCGGCAGAGTTTCTCATACGCCGCGTTCGTCGCGATCACGTGAACACGTCGTCGGGCCGTCTGACGGCTCCTGTCTTCAGGTTTGGTTGCCATGCTGATCTCAGATGCCGTGGATGCTTTCCCACTGTTCCAGGAGCTCTGCTCGATGCTGGTCTGCGAGTGCTGTCAGATCCTTCAGAGTCCGACTCGAAGGCCGCTTCTTCGACCAGCAGACTTCCACCATTTCTGACGGATCGAACAGGAAGTGCATCTTGACTTCCCATTCCCCGTCCCGTTTGGCGTGGAAGTGGGGTGGTTCGTGGTCATTCGACCAGAACCAGATTTTCAGTCCTGCGATTGCGAACGCTTCGACAGTCGCCATATCAATTCTATTCCCTGGCCGGACATTGTGGAATAGATGGTGTTTCTGATTTGTCCGGTGGTGGGGTGCGTGGCGCCCGGATCCGCTGGGTCGACGCGATCACGATGACTGCCGGAATCGAGAGGGTTACTCGGAGACCGGCGAATCCTGCAAGCGGAAGTCCACGTGGTAGAATTTCACATCAATGTTGCTGGTCATCCTGAGCGCGTAGTTGAGACGCTTGTCCGCCTCTCTGCAGATGATCAGGCCACGCACGTTCTGGGAGTCCTTGCACAGGTTTTCCTTGACCCAGCCCATGTATCTGAGCACCTGGCCGGCGACCCGGTCGGCGGGACGCCCCTTCTTCAACTCGATCACGACGAAGTCACCGGTCGTTGTGTCCTCTGCAAGGATGTCGATGTATCCGACGTCCGTCTGGTACTGCTGCCCGATCCAGTCGCCGTTTTCGTCGGTTGTGATCTGGAGCGTGCCTCCGAAGATTGCCTCGAAGTTGTTGACGAGAAAGTCCTCCAGGTACTGCTCGAGGACGAATTCCGTCTCGGCAGGTGGAGGAGGGGATTCGATGGTGCCGTTGCCGGTAGCGGTGTCGACCGAGTCGACGAGTGAGCGGTATTTCTCGTCATCGATCTCGTAGAGCGTCTGCATGCCGAAGACGCGTCGTCCCAGGTCAAGGTCGCGAGGGGTGTCGTGCCAATCCACACCGATGTGATTCGGGTAGGAGTAGGTCGCGCGGTCTTCGCCAACGTCACTGAAGATGCCGCGCAGGCGGCCTGGATCGTACGTCGGCGAACCGCTCACAGTGCCGACGCCCGCGATCCAGTTGAGGCCCCAGCGGGCAACGACAATGTCG
This region includes:
- a CDS encoding NAD(P)/FAD-dependent oxidoreductase — its product is MIQVNYPPCDDFQPEVKDSYDVVVIGGGPAGATTGALLAEKGHSVLILERHPVPRFHVGESLIPETYWTLERLGLIEQLRASAFPKKFSVQFVSDGWKESAPFYFDDMNPHESAQTWQVERGDFDKMLLDNAVAKGATVRTDAHVMDVLFDGETAQGVKVKIGRDAATAEVREIRSKVVADASGQSAFLINRLGLKVPDPHLKKATVWTYWKGAQRDPGKDEGATIVLQTEGKKSWFWYIPLREDIVSVGCTGNLDYMFGGGVSAEEAYNRELERCPALQKRLEKATQHTGYHTTKDYSYKSTQSAGPGWVAVGDASSFVDPVYSSGVHLALKSGEYAADAAHEALEANDLSGERLGAWRAEYSEGVENFRRLVYAFYAPDFSFGDFLRTYPHYKQLVVDILVGNVFKPGFDDMFAAMGDAIPPGSTEPTGT
- a CDS encoding Gfo/Idh/MocA family protein encodes the protein MSLTRRYFLKSAAAGAAVAATGVHHLQAETSPVSRSSNEKLGFAIVGVRGQGNSHIRSLVGRDDVEIRYICDVDETVGRKRQAEVAEKQGREPEFVQDFRKALEDPSVDCISTATPNHWHALVSILSMQAGKDVYVEKPVSHNVWEGREMTRWARHLGRICQCGTQSRSSPSLKEAVDFVQSGKLGAIQYAIGTCYKPRKSIGRLDKPLNIPSSIDYDLWCGPAAKVDLYRPQLHYDWHWDFNTGNGDMGNQGIHQMDIARWFLGEQALSPRVMSIGGRLGYVDAGNTPNTQIVYHDFDNAPLIFETRGLPKKGLDWKNGMDNYRGSQIGVIVQCEDGYVVIPSYTKATAYTNDGEAIQTWSGGGGHHDNFIAAVRSGDHKDLNADIEEGHLSSALCHTGAISHLVGEKATGERIASSVRGNARAADSFERMASHLDANGISIDDPVLTLGPWLEMDPQAETFVDNASANALLKRNYRKGFEVPVCPVS
- a CDS encoding DUF5131 family protein, which gives rise to MSASTKIQWCDSTCNPTMGCDGCELWTAKVKKCYAGTLHVRFGGASKGYAPSFEEVTRFPGRMEQATRWRDLSGTSRVKKPWLDGYPRLIFVSDMSDAMSDGVSFEFLQGEVIDCVASDGGRNHQWLWLTKRPNRMAEFSNWLALQGICWPSNLWAGTSVTSQRTTSRIEHLLRVGDENTIRFLSVEPQYEQVDLGKWLPHLNWVIQGGESGRGAARFELEWARLLIAQCREHGVPYFLKQLGASVTSDGMSLRFEDGHAGNWDEWPDDLRVRELPTLPKVGSGVAESLARKPTDTAFSAWETGCRNA
- the tcmP gene encoding three-Cys-motif partner protein TcmP, translating into MSVADTNPDYWSEYSNLQHVKHAIIRNYLNGWFPKLTLGESGVRRLLYIDTHAGRGKHLSGELGSPLVALTTLLEHSAMERILRRAEVRYIFIERDEANLESLRQELSQCEVPSKVIVDTADGDCFEIITGAIDRLEEQGRRLAPGFIFLDPYGFRIPGQLLRRIMKIPKTELFVNVIWRELDMAIALAKRGSQPGMVRTLDSVFDGDGWRQIDAGTSDERAEQCADVFRAISGAQWGTHIRMMDNNRIRYFLLHLTNHDAGRDLMKECIWNACPDGGFLASKSDNPRQRLLIEPEPDLGPLRQWIRDQLATAPRRWKSDLTSALRRELWLGKHLNGCVRDMRREGMIAADSYEGQFAAKNNPLLHLAEGEV
- a CDS encoding helix-turn-helix domain-containing protein, with translation MATKPEDRSRQTARRRVHVIATNAAYEKLCRTSLNRLPPQHRKQIHLQTVSSQKQTSSQRAQACQTLYVSRLADLPQKGARGEHKVESNAKHLLFVSGPIEAMAARLPRLGIRSPHRLHLAAEREEENVAGLIYRLFSGMTHADGSQPIVDAWVEQDNLVLLSPAFDRMVVPLEKLSPLIGTDSKKIAAFDIDEDGVFLYWPHADVHLGREQFRQIVDPVAAVAAQQKSQEFNRRYGAAIRELREESGLRQSDVPGITARHLRRVEHGGSPATSGVLRALADAHGRSLDDYLKQLATRLRQQAPENARHRSKRRNRS
- a CDS encoding DUF4160 domain-containing protein — its product is MATVEAFAIAGLKIWFWSNDHEPPHFHAKRDGEWEVKMHFLFDPSEMVEVCWSKKRPSSRTLKDLTALADQHRAELLEQWESIHGI
- a CDS encoding PDDEXK nuclease domain-containing protein; this translates as MTRYWVIAPCDARDPELWDSVWQYDLDNSIISIGWSIVGDVSSASVEQIRERLLKEWPDYAPAAATYAARTLYRFYHEILPGDIVVARWGLNWIAGVGTVSGSPTYDPGRLRGIFSDVGEDRATYSYPNHIGVDWHDTPRDLDLGRRVFGMQTLYEIDDEKYRSLVDSVDTATGNGTIESPPPPAETEFVLEQYLEDFLVNNFEAIFGGTLQITTDENGDWIGQQYQTDVGYIDILAEDTTTGDFVVIELKKGRPADRVAGQVLRYMGWVKENLCKDSQNVRGLIICREADKRLNYALRMTSNIDVKFYHVDFRLQDSPVSE